In Micropterus dolomieu isolate WLL.071019.BEF.003 ecotype Adirondacks linkage group LG17, ASM2129224v1, whole genome shotgun sequence, one genomic interval encodes:
- the LOC123986446 gene encoding olfactory receptor 10J4-like: MMTNSTRVSYFTFTAYFDLGLFKYLFFMIIMCFYIVILCANLLLTVVICMNRSLHEPMYLFLCSLFVNELYGSTGLFPFLLLQILSDIHTVSAPFCYLQIFCLYTYANVQFYNLAIMSYDRYLAICYPLQYNTRMTSKKVSMLIAITWLFPLLNIVVMISLNASLQLCSNIIDRLYCDNYSIVKLACYSTTVNNVYGLAYTFTVLIGLTILIFYTYMRILKVCFCGSKQTRQKAVSTCTPHLASLLNFAFGCFFEVLQSRFNMSSVPIVLRVILSLYFLTCQPLFNPLLYGLNLKKVRMICKSLFFGKI, encoded by the coding sequence atgatgacaaaCTCTACACGAGTTTCATATTTCACTTTTACTGCCTATTTTGATTTAGgactttttaaatacttatttttcatgattattatgtgtttttatattgtaattCTTTGTGCCAATCTTCTGCTCACTGTGGTTATCTGTATGAACAGAAGCTTACATGAACCTATGTACCTTTTTCTGTGCAGCCTGTTTGTAAATGAGCTGTATGGTAGTACAGGGTTGTTTCCATTCCTTCTGCTTCAGATTCTCtctgacattcacactgtttctGCTCCCTTTTGCTACCTGCAGATTTTCTGTTTGTATACATATGCTAATGTACAGTTCTATAACTTAGCCATCATGTCTTATGACAGATATCTAGCTATCTGTTATCCTCTACAATATAACACACGTATGACATCTAAAAAGGTTTCCATGCTTATTGCTATAACGTGGTTATTCCCTCTTCTCAACATTGTTGTCATGATATCATTGAACGCTTCTTTGCAGCTGTGCAGTAACATTATAGACAGATTATACTGTGACAATTACTCTATTGTGAAATTGGCATGCTATTCCACTACAGTCAATAATGTGTATGGACTCGCTTACACTTTCACTGTATTAATTGGTCTTACAATATTAATCTTTTACACTTACATGAGGATtcttaaagtttgtttttgtggttcTAAGCAGACCAGACAAAAAGCTGTCAGTACCTGCACTCCTCACCTTGCTTCTCTGCTCAACTTTgcttttggttgtttctttgAAGTATTACAGAGCAGGTTTAATATGAGCAGTGTGCCCATAGTGTTGCGagttattttatctttatactTTCTCACTTGTCAACCGCTCTTTAACCCTCTACTATATggactgaatttaaaaaaagtccgCATGATATGCAAAAGTCTTTTCTTTGGTAAAATTTAA